Part of the Triticum urartu cultivar G1812 chromosome 2, Tu2.1, whole genome shotgun sequence genome, AATGAAACTGGGAAAATTCGGTAAAACCCGAAAAAGCACCTTCAAGGAGGTATTGAAACCCTGGATTCCTGTAGCGCGTTCCAGGCTAAATGGTCTGGCTCACTCTGCTAGATAGGTCACTGGCCTTGTGCGACTTATCAAAATTGTCGCAGTTAGCGTCAAATAGGAACCGGTTTCTGTCTGTCCCTCCTAAAAGAAGAAAAGGTGCTCAACATTGGTCACAGCCTAGTAACTCATAATTATTTTTCATATGTTTTAGATTTTTTTATTTAGCAGAATTTTAAATAAATGTCGAATCATTTTACATACCGAAaaatcatactccctccgttcctaaatataagtttttttagagatttcactatggacTATATATAaagtaaaatgagtgaatctacgctctaaaatatgtccatatacatccgtatgtagtttgtagtggaatctctaaaaagacttatactccctcggttcctaaatatttgtctttttagagatttcaaatggactatcacatacggatgtatatagacatattttagagtgtgattcactcattttgctccgacaaatatttaggaacggagggagtatttaggaACTGAGGGAGTATATTACAAAATGGAAAGTGTTCATGTATCATGATATAATTTTTAATATATTTGAAATGAATTATTCATATCCTGTTTAATACTTTTATGTACGGAAATATATTCATGTTTTAATAGAAAAGTTGATTTTTTTCTCTAAAAGACTGCATTTTTCATAAGAAATATCCATGCACATTTCAATATATATTCTAATACTTTGAGAAAAATCGTTCATGTATTGGCCATACAACATAGGAGATTATCATGTTTTCGAACCTTACAACACTAGACTACACCCTTATAAGATTGTGGACATTGCAAGCATGCTCTCTCTAAAATCATATGATCTTGGTCGCTAAATACATAGATTCATAACTTCTTGATTTCCTAAGAAAAACTATTTATGCTACATGACCAGAGAAAAATTAAATCTATGAATGTACCTACCAGATTCTGGAACTTATTGACCACATAATTATTACGATGGGAAGCGGCGATTTAGTGTCTAGGTGCATCTGGGCGTGAGCagtaaattcaaataaaatagtagaagaatttaaaaaatctgaatttttttgGCATTGAATATGCCCGAGTGCGCTAGGTGTGTGCAAAAATTCGTGGTGAAATGACATTCAAAGATCTCTCGGCAAAATAAAATTCGGTTGTCAAAGAAATTTTTAAAAAGAGCACTGCTTAGACTTGATTTTGTCTTTGTTACCGATATCTCCCCGAATGCCAGTTAACCACGAAATTTGCACGCATCTAGTGCACTTGAGCATCCTCTATGCCAAAAAGTGcattttttgaattatttttatTTAAATTTACTGTCCATGTGGAGCAAATGAGCATGTGGGCTCAGTGTAGAATTACCGGCCATGATGATCCTTCCCAAAGATAAGAGTGTTCATTTATACCAAATAAATATATTCACATAGCATATAGTGTACTAAATTTCAGAAACACTTACACACCATACTAACTGCATCTACTTGGCAACACTTCGAAAACAAGTTCCAACTCGATGCATTGGAAGAACGCAAGTCGGTTGGAACCTAGGCTACACTACAACACTCATCAGTAGGTAACACTACCAGTCAGCTGTGCCAGAACAGGTAGTCCAATTAGAGCCCATCCAACATTACTTAGAGTTCAGAGTTGGTCGCCGACGGCGAGAACGGCGGCGGCACCTGATCAAAAGAGTCGAACACGTCCGGGGGCAGGTCGTCGAAGAAGTTGTCCCGAGTCTCGACCTTGATGCCATCACGCGAATACTCCATACCGAAGAACGGCATCATCATCGGCGCAGGATGCAGAGGCGGAAGCAGGTCGTGGTACGCGAGATCATCCATGGCGCTCGCTCCGACGAAGCCGGGATCGACGCCGCATCTCTCCGGCAAGCCCGGGAATTCTAGCAGATGGTAGGGATGATGATAAAACGACGATTCTGGGGCTAACTGGTAATAAGCTGCGTTCGACGAGCTCGCTTCTCCTTCGGTGGTGGACGGTGCTGCTGCCTGCAGCGGCAATGGCTCGAAACTGAGGAATCCAGAGCACATCTGATCATGCGAGATTCGCGCGGTGTCCTGGTGCTCCATGGGCGGTGCAGCCGGGAAGCTTTGGCCGCCGGAGGAGTTGCCCACGGACGGAACATGATCATGGCAAGAACCCTGGCGTTCAAAATTCAGAGTTTCAGACAGAGAAACGAGTGCGTGCCGAGCAAGTTCAGTAAATCTGTGAATGCATTACAGTAGATAGATGACAATTTTATCTGAAGAATTCGAACGGTAAACTGCAACTTTGCGAGTACGTACTCACCATGGCGGACTCGAGAGAGGATGCGGGCGCTTTGGTGTTGCTGCTCCTGGTCTTGCTGGGCCGGGCGCGGAGAGGCGCGCGCAGCAGCCTGGCGAGCCGCTTCTGGCGGGTGCTCCAGAAGTTCTTGACGTCGTTGTCCGTCCTGCCCGGCAGGTAGGTGGCGATCCTCGCCCACTTGTTGCCGAACTGCGCCTGCAGCTCGATCACCACCCGCTCCTCGTCGGCGGAGAACTTGCAGCCACTTCAGCAAAAAAAATGTCAGGTTGCAATTGCACTGCCGTTGTGAATTCTCAGCCAAGGTTGATAGCGCAAGTTGCAGAGGATAACACGATGCTGTGCACATCACTGTCGTTGTCTCTCTCATCTGGCCATTTTCTTGTTAACAGTTCGTTAAAAGATGCATTTGTTGGTAATCATCTCTAGTAGAAAACAATCGTTGTCACTTGCTGTCTCTGTTCTTGCCGGTCAGACAATTAGTGCCGGGCAAGGGTCATTGTTAATCAGCGATGAAAACTAGGGTAAATTGGATTATACTAGCGCTGATGCAGCCTGACTTCTTAGAACGTGCGCACATACACAAGTTCAACCGAAGCACAGCGCGATTGAACagtgccaagaagaagaaggaggaggaggaggaggaggaggaggaggaaatgGATAGAAATGGCGGTTGCTGCATACGTACGTCTTGAGGTTGGGCCGGAGCTTGTTGACCCAGCGGAGGCGGCAGGACTTGCCGGTGCGCTGCAGGGCGCCTTTGGATCGAATGGAGCTCCAGTCGCGCGGGCCGTGCGTGCGGACGTGCTCCAGCAGCACCGCGTCCTCCTCCGCCATCCACGGCCCCTTCCGcaccgcctcgccgccgccgtcccgccTGCCGCCCCCCCGACGGGCGGCGCCGCCGGGTGCTCGCGCCATTGCCCTGCCTGATCAGCCGATCGAGAGGAGAGAAGACGGCAGACGCAGCGCGTGCGAGTAGTGCCCCGCAAGAGGCGCGGCCCTTTCTGTAACTTCTATGGGGTGTGGACAGGGGGTGTAGCGGTGCGCGTGGCGCGACGGGGAGCGTCGGGCGGGGATCGGACGGTCGGGCTTTATTCGAGAGGGGAGCGGGCGCACGACCTCGCGGGTAACCGCCTCACGCCCCCACCCACGAACCACGATTTCCACGGCCCTGGCCTGGCCTGGATGCTCTCTCTGTCTAAACTCGCCACTCCGCGTGCCTTCGTGCGCAAGATCTTTTCTTGCAATTGCAATCATCGTAGCGGAAGAGAAAGTATAGCCGCCTTCCGGTTATTTCATTTCAACCAAAATtcatttttccttttttttaaaGAAATTTCTGCATGCCATTGGGTAAATGTCAAATTACAGCATGTACTCGTGGAAATCACGAGACATGGAGGGAGGACATATTTGTAGAAAGAACCACGGAAAATTTAGCTGCAACAAAGCCCTTGGAGTTTTTTTGCAACCGTCTTCCTTGCCGCTTGTCGTCATCAGACACCAAGGAACATCATCGCCAATTCGCCATGTGCGCTTTGTGAGTCGAGGAAGAGGCCCGCCACTAGGGGAGCCATAGTCATTGTGGCATATTAAGTGAGGACCGTCTCTGTGCTTCTCAAATCTCAAATCCGTTGCATGCCTAACATTGACACCACCCTTCAACCTTGTTCTCGGGCAGTGGCGGAGCTTAGTACAAGTCAGAGGGGGTCGTGCCCCCCTCCCAGCCCTAGATAAAACAATGAAGAAAATTTACCATGCATGGCTTAGATAAGTAAAAAAAAATCAATTCTTTGCCCTCCTAGTTGTTCATACTTTCGCTttgccccccctcccccccccccccccccccccgagatTCCTGTTAAGCTCCACCACTGTTCTCGGGCCTTGCCATCACTCAAGACACTAACTGACAGCACTTCAAACACTGGGTTAGTCACCAAGGAGTAACGGAATCTCTCGACAGCACCATTGGGGGTGTTGCCAAGATGGGTgtaggatcatggaaaaataattcCAATTGTGCTACCATCAAAACACCACTAAGAGACATGCTAAACCTAACCCTAAGTACAACAAATGCAAATAGGCTCCACCACCTCGTCATCCGAGTGGTGTCCGGAAGGGGAGAGAACTCACAACCTCACACGTGACTGGCCTCCCTTAGAGCACTCCAACTGAACTGGAAAAATATGCCCCCCCCCCCGCGTCCGCGACGTGCCCACGGACACGAGACATCCATCCCCTATATTCCCACCCCGGCAACCACACCCTCATTTTTCAAATTCTCAAATCCATGACGTAAATTAAGCCTTGTCCAGATCTTCGGTTGCTAAGCTCGAGGAACACTTTGGCAAGCTAGCATCTTGGGCAAAACTGAGATCATTTGAACCTCTTGATCATTAGAAGATGCATCAGGCTGACTTGTGGTTTTATGTTGATGAGAGTGTGATGTATTTTGCTGCTTATCCTTCAGATAATATTTCATCAACAGGGGAAGGAAGAATGGACTGGTCAGTCTTGAGCCACCAGGATAGCCTTCCACATATCATGTTCCTCCCTTGAGTGGTAACTCTTTTCTAACCTTAGAATCCTGAACCAATTTGCTTCAAGGACTCTGTCATCTACAGGAGTCCATAGGTTGATAAAACAGGTTTCGTGAACCGTCGTCATTAAATTATATGAATACACTTAACAATGAATATAACACACACACAAAATTTTTTTATTATGAAATAAAAATTCATAGTTCAAACATAAAATTGGTTCGAAGGGCACAAAATTCAGTGATTTCCACTATGAATTTACATATGTTCCACAAGACCATTGAGTAGTGCATGTGCACCTATGTATCTCGAAAATGCGGTGCATCTCTAGAAACTTCACAAAATGATCTGCATCTTGTTTCGGGAGGCAGACATGTATTCCAGGCTTCTCAAAATCATGTGTGTGGCTGCCCTTCGCCCGTGGCATTTTGTTCTCTCTAGTACTCCAGTTGAAACATCCTCACCACGGTGTAGGAAAATTTCTCCATGGCCTCAATGCATGTACTCTCCTCCCATCCGGACATACTCATCAACAACATATGGATGCTCATCATCACCATCATGTCAGCTTCTCGTCATCATTGGTGTCTAAATCGAACGAATcgatgaactctttgaatatgtGGTCATCAAGTTCCTTGTAATCAAAATCATCATCCGACGAACTCGTTTGCCTACAAAATGAGTAAAAGAATCTACAAAACACAGCTCGGATATTTCATCGAACACATAGCAAGCGAGGTGTATGTCCGGTGTAGTAGGACATACCGGCATGGTGCTCGTGTCTGGCACGGCAAGGATGTCTGGGAGAGGTTTGGGGCTCGTGGTGGGGACATCGCGGGTTCAACACAGCGTCAGAGCTTGGCTACGGGCATTGTAGAGAGAAAGAAGAGAGGAAGATGGCATGTAGGGCAAGGGTTGAAGACGATTTGAAGGGGTTTAGGATTAGTTTAACCTGCTAGATATGATGTTATGTACATGTCCGGGCAGGCCAAATCTGAAAGGGGGTGGGCGTAGTAGGGGTCCGACTGGAGATGCTGTACCCCCTAGCAAAGCACCAAAGCAATCATGACCCGGTTAGCCCCAACCATGCTAATTGTTGTGCCGAAAGAAATTTTTGCAAACCAACctatggttggatggttaggagaaCAGTGGTATCCCTAGCCCATCAGGATTCAAGTCTAAACTTGACattggtgctcgcattattcctgaatttatttcagtCATCCCGCGATGTTCTTCTCAGTTTCTCAAAGGTGCTCAAGGGTGTGCATGTGTGAGTTCATACGGGCGAGTGTATGCTCGTGTATACTATGAGCAACTTCAATTATACTGTGTTTTTCTTAAACATCCTTTACCTCTATTAAAAAAAGGATTTCACTAAAATTTAGGACCCTCTTAGCCGTCGAACATTCTCTAGTATATTTAGAACGATTTTGCTGACAATTTTAACCGTGAGGGAATGCtaatttcttcaaaaccacattTGCTAGGAGGAAATGACAAGAAGGTATTTTTCGTTTAAAATTGCCACCATCTGATCTCGCGAAGCAACTGTGAGGAAACAAACCCCTTTCCGGCTGACATTCGTCAGATAACATCACCAAAAAAAATTTAAACAAGCAGTTTCAGTTTCAATCTGGGAGACGAGTACAATGGCTATATTCCAGAAGGCAGGATCAAAATTCGAGTAAACAAGCTTTCGCTACAAAGTTACTCCTACAGAGTAGTAGTACAGTACAGATGTGATTATTGATTTGCATCTCCCAAATGTGTGATCATGTGAAGCAATCTTGATCCTCACATGGAAACTCTTGCCGCTCTAGCAGTAGATCAAATCCATGGCAGTACTGCTACTCGCCTCCCTCCACCCGGCGAGGAGGAACTCTGCTCCACTTCCGGATCCTCGCGCCCAAGCCCTTCATCTCCTCCACCTGCAGATACAGAGAACACAGACGCACGGTGTAAAATTTGCCGCATCCAGATCGAGAATCCGTCACACGGATGCGGGGGGTTTTGGCTCCGGCGACTTACCGATCCGACGCCCGCCGCGGACACTCCGGCGGTGACGGTCGTGGCGCCGGCGCCGACGAAGAGCGAGGCGACGGCGAACGCCCTGAACGGCATCGTCATGTCGCTGCCGCCCTTGCCTCGCCGGAACCAAACCAGCGCGCCGGTGATCTGGGCCGCACTCGCTCCAAGCCACCAGGGCCATGCCTTGCCCTTCTTCCCGCCGCCTCCACCCAGCTCATtcatcaccgccgccgccgccgccgccgccgctaggTTATTTGGGGGACACCACAGCTCGGTGGGAGTTGCAAACTATGCACACACTGAAACACACAAGGGGCTCACCGACACGTGGGGTCCTTGGCAGGCCGTGTCATGTCCAtccactgacgtgtgggacccGTTGCCAGTTCACCCCCAACATAACGGGGTAGGCTCTTCTCCCCCACCTCTCAGTGATCACCAGTAGTGCCATTCCCCAATCCACACCTCAACCGCCCAGCTTCCATGGCTCGGAGCAACCCGGGGCTTCTCCTGGGGCTCCTGCTGCTGCGGCTCACCTGGTGCCTGGTGAGTCGTTGATCCGATCCGATTCGATTTTTGTGCAGGTCGATTTTGTTCGTGTTATCGTTGATGGAGTCGCTGCGATGGGGGGATTTTGAACCAGGCCGTGGATGGCGGAGGCGTGGAGGAAGGGGGCGGCGTGTTTCCGGTGGTGGTGAGCACCTGGCCGTTCCGGGAGGCGGTCAGGGCGGCGTGGGACGTGGTGAAAACCGGTGGCGCAGGGGGCTCGGCTGTGGATGCTGTCGTCGCTGGCTGCTCCGCCTGCGAGGAGCTCCGCTGCGATGGCACAGGTCAGTTGCTTGCTGCCGTCCTTCTCTGTACAATCCGTCCATGTGTGCCTGTGATGGGGATTGGTTGTGGCCTGTGGCTTGTGGCATGGTATCATTTCAGTCTCAGTGGGAGCACTGGGATGGATGGCGACGAGAAATGAATTATGCTGGTGCAGTGGTCAAACTGGAGTGGACATACCTGCTAAAACCGATATTTATAATACCGAAGTTACATTTCGTTCCGGGGAGTTTGATTGATATGATATTTTTCCGGTTGCAACTCCCAGAGGCTTGCTTACATAGAAACCAGGGATTCTGACCAATTATTCTGTAAGCAAGCCTATAAATGGGTTTGCATACAAGAAAAAAAAAATCTCTGATGAACATACTTGCAGGTACCAGACAGCAAAATGATATGGCAACTCAGAAAAACAAACAATAGCTCAAATAGGATTTTATTCGGTGTTTCAATACTTTTTTTATGGTGAGAACCTTAAGCCTCACTACTGGATTTTGCAAGCCTACTTAAAACAATTCTGGAATAAACTTAATTCTTTAAATTTGTCGATAACATCTATTATCAGAAGCGCTATTTTACACTAATTTAAAAATCAAGTGTACTCTTTATTGATGTATTGCCCTGGAGATCAGTACTTCTTGGAGCTTAATTTAACTATGAGAAAATTATGATGGATATCAAGAGTTAAGTCTCAATAATCAAAAGATAAAAAACATTGGTCAATCCAGCTTGCCCACTCAACCTATTTACTAACGTTACCAATTCACTCATTTATTTATCTCTACCTAACATCGTAAAAACTGAAGACAACGGTAAGTGCAGTTGCGGTTATGCCGCAGATAAATATTAGCAATTAAATGATACTTTGTTCTGAAGTACTCGCCTGTTGTTCCCATTGCCTTGTGTTTGAATCCATTAATATTCTCTATGCACTAAATATATAGCAGAACCCCATGATTGTGTGTTTGCAACTTTTTTAGTTTCACAACTTGCCTATTTTTGGTGTGTATCTGAATCAACCATAGTACTGGTTTTAACTGGTTTATAACTTCATGCAGTTGGTCCAGGTGGAAGTCCAGATGAGAACGGTGAAACTACCTTAGATGCTCTTATCATGAATGGGGTAAAAGCTGCTTTAACCACTCAAGCTACAGTATATGCTGATGTTTATGTTGCGGCATTTATGGTGGATGTATTCTTTTTTGCTTAAGAAAACTGGCAGAAGACAATGGAAATTGGAGCTGTGGCTGCCATGAGATATGTGAAGGATGCAATTATGGCAGCAAAGTTGGTCATGGAGCATACCGGGCATACTCTTCTTGTTGGAGAGAAGGCGACATCCTTTGCAATTTCAATGGGTCTTGCAGGACCAACTGACCTGAGTTCACCAGAGTCAATTGAGAAATGGTCAAATTGGAGACAGAATAATTGCCAACCTAACTTTTGGAAAAATGTTGCTCCTGCTGGCAACTGTGGTCCATACCATCCTATAAATATACCTAAGGACCCTGTTAAAAGTGCTGTATGGGAGGATCAAGGAATCACCTGTCAGGAATGGCTCCAAAATGATAATTTACTAGAACCGACAAGCTCCCATTTCAACTCTGTTAATCGCCACAACCATGACACAATCTCTATGGCTGTCATTGACAAGGTACCTAGCGCGTTTATAGGGAAGTCACTCTCTATTAATATGAAACTAAACAGTGTGCTTTTGTTAAGATGGGTCATGTAGCAGTTGGCACATCAACTAATGGTGCTACGTTCAAAATTCCAGGAAGGTAAGCATCTTGCCTCTGTTAGGGAATTTGAAATATTGACATTACAATTTAGTTGGCCACCTGTTTTTTGCTAAATCAGTGATCTGTCTATCGAATGCATCTGCAATAATGTATGAACAACTGCTGTAATTATTTTTTGAGGGAAATGACTGCAGTAATTCTTTTTTGAGGGAAAGGACTGCAGTATTTAGTTGGCGTTGTATCTTCTATATTCGAACTTCTGTCTGAGGGATAATAACAGCCATAGAACTCACCACTGCCGAATCCTCTTGTAGTATTGATACTATGCGCTGGTATATTTGCAAAGTCACTAATGTGTGGCGAGTCTTGATGATGTTGTTACTTTATTTATGGCTGGATAAAAGCTAACAAAATAGATGGTGCATAGTTGGATGTTACATAACCTCATTAATAGTGGGACTAATATGTCTCAGTATATAGGTTTACAATATTTATCCTAACTGGATTATGACAGACATATTTTTGGTTTGTCCAACTTATATTTACGTAGAAATACTACTTGAAGCTTCCTTTTGATATGTATATCAACTTCTGAAATACTCTGGTATCATATATCAACTCCTGAAATACTCTGGTATTGTATATCAACTTCTGAAATACTCTGTATATTTTGACAACATAATGACGTTGGTGTCATGCCACAGTTTTCCCTTTTTCGATGTTGTGGAAGTGGAACAGCTATTTACCTCTTGATAGGTAGTACTGACTAATCATTTGCTTCCAGGGTAGGTGATGGACCAATACCAGGATCTTCTGCATATGGTGATGACGAAGTTGGGGCTTGTGGAGCTACTGGTGATGGTGATATTATGATGCGCTTCCTTCCGTGGTAATTGAGAAATGATTTTGTTAGAAAACTTATTGTTCTTCTTTCCCACAAACCATACTTTTTCTTGTTTTGACCCCTAACTTCATTAGTCACTAGCAAGCTGTTATTTTCTCTGAACTCACTTTAATCATGCACCTATTCCCCCTCTGTGGTCTTACTTGGAAGTTACATCCTAGGATATGATGGTATTCAACCATGTCCATATTCTAATTTGGTTCGAAGGCTGAGTAATCTAATATGAATTTTAGCTTATGGTTTTTTATTAGTAGCCCAAGTTAAGCAATGGTCCCATGAACTGCGATGTTTTTTTTTATTTAAACATTTATGTGATGTTATTGCAGTTATCAAGTAGTGGAGAGCATGCGACTTGGAATGGAGCCTCGAGATGCTGCCGTGGATGCTATATCAAGAATTGCTCGTAAGTACCCAGATTTTGTTGGTGCTGTATTTGCGATTAACAAGAAAGGAGTGCATGCCGGGGCATGCCATGGATGGACCTTTCAGTATTCTGTCAGGAATTCCAGCATGCAGGATGTGGAGGTCATCACAGTAACACCTTAACATAGGCAGATCCTTGTTAAAACAAAAAGGCTGATTCGCCAATAAGGTGTATTCCTCTATGTCAAGTCCTCTCCATTCACTCCCATGGTAATGCAACAATACCATGGGGGGCTTGTTCTCGTGTCTTATATTGGACTGCAGTTTTCTATTGAAACTGCCATGTTATATAATGGTAGTAGATTCATTGAATGCATGCATTGTAGACTTGTCGAGAAAATGCTGGAATTGCTTATTGTCAACTTTTCTCTTGCAATTACGAGTTTTAATGTACTAGCCAGGTGTACTTCTTTAAGTCATGTTCAGAGTTTTTGTGTGGAATAGGTCATCTTCAGAGCTGGTAAGGGCATATAATATTTCACGTACGCTTTGTCAGCTTTGAAGATTCCCAGAAAACCTCCTCctttgttgttgttttttgcatttGGTTTATTCCGCACGTTTTCTCCTTGATCAACCTAAGTTTGTTGGCAGTATCGAGTTGACACCCATTTCTCTGTGAATATAAATATGTTGTCTTGTTGTTTATTTTATCAATCATTGTGTCTTGCATATTTATCGCCATAATGCAAGGTTGTCAGCATTGTTGATTAAGCGAGAAAAAGGTTATCTTTGATGATGGTCGTGTTAGGCAGCAACTATTGTTGTTTATTCTCTGAATATGCTTTTGTTGTCGAGGATGCTGTGCACTAAATTGCACCTTTGTTTTTCGCGTGAAGACCTCAGGTTATTGTGATCTTGTTTGCAGGAGATGAATGCGTGTCGCTTCGGGTCGCGATCATGTTTGCACGAAATGAATGTGTGCAAGCCACCAGGACAGGAAAGAAACTTGGATAATAAACCCATAAATAAGAGCATTGCTGTTTCACTACATGCATTTTGTTAGAAAATCGGCTCCCAGTTGCATTGTTTGCGTGATGGTGCCTGGCCCGTTACCGCGCCCCCCGAGCTTCCGAGGGGCCACCCACTCTTTCTCAGGGAACAACTGGAATAATGGTACTGTTGTGGATTGCTTATCCGGAGAGAGGTCCCCGTCGACGCTATGGGACACATGGATCAAACAGGGCACATACACACAAAGTACGGAAAATACCACATGACAACCGTTCGAAATGATTTCCGTGTGTTAAGCTGGATGAGGGTGACCGTAGTCGTCGCTTGCATACACCGTCATGGCAGGACCACAAACAAAACCCACCCTGTACCAGCACCATCAAGTGGACTTGGAAAATAGTTATCCACATCTACTGCGAAATAAGCACTCGGTTCTTTAGTAGTAGGTGCCACATAAGGAGACTATTAATCCTCTCGAGACCGACCCGTCTCTGCGGTTCGTTGGTGCGAAAGCTCCGCCATAGCCTGATAGCTAGGACCCCCGGCCACGTCCTTGGTCGTCGTCGTGAGAAATAAAGATCTCTCTAGCTCTGCCCCGTTGTGTAACATGCACCCGCAAGGCGGAGCAATAAGTTGATAAACGCACTGAGAGCAATCATTAGAGGCAGGGGGTGTAAACTAAGCGCCACTGAGC contains:
- the LOC125533879 gene encoding probable transcription factor MYB58 is translated as MARAPGGAARRGGGRRDGGGEAVRKGPWMAEEDAVLLEHVRTHGPRDWSSIRSKGALQRTGKSCRLRWVNKLRPNLKTGCKFSADEERVVIELQAQFGNKWARIATYLPGRTDNDVKNFWSTRQKRLARLLRAPLRARPSKTRSSNTKAPASSLESAMGSCHDHVPSVGNSSGGQSFPAAPPMEHQDTARISHDQMCSGFLSFEPLPLQAAAPSTTEGEASSSNAAYYQLAPESSFYHHPYHLLEFPGLPERCGVDPGFVGASAMDDLAYHDLLPPLHPAPMMMPFFGMEYSRDGIKVETRDNFFDDLPPDVFDSFDQVPPPFSPSATNSEL
- the LOC125539431 gene encoding uncharacterized protein LOC125539431, producing MNELGGGGGKKGKAWPWWLGASAAQITGALVWFRRGKGGSDMTMPFRAFAVASLFVGAGATTVTAGVSAAGVGSVEEMKGLGARIRKWSRVPPRRVEGGE
- the LOC125539430 gene encoding probable isoaspartyl peptidase/L-asparaginase 3 isoform X2 translates to MARSNPGLLLGLLLLRLTWCLAVDGGGVEEGGGVFPVVVSTWPFREAVRAAWDVVKTGGAGGSAVDAVVAGCSACEELRCDGTVGPGGSPDENGETTLDALIMNGKTMEIGAVAAMRYVKDAIMAAKLVMEHTGHTLLVGEKATSFAISMGLAGPTDLSSPESIEKWSNWRQNNCQPNFWKNVAPAGNCGPYHPINIPKDPVKSAVWEDQGITCQEWLQNDNLLEPTSSHFNSVNRHNHDTISMAVIDKMGHVAVGTSTNGATFKIPGRVGDGPIPGSSAYGDDEVGACGATGDGDIMMRFLPCYQVVESMRLGMEPRDAAVDAISRIARDECVSLRVAIMFARNECVQATRTGKKLG
- the LOC125539430 gene encoding probable isoaspartyl peptidase/L-asparaginase 3 isoform X1; amino-acid sequence: MARSNPGLLLGLLLLRLTWCLAVDGGGVEEGGGVFPVVVSTWPFREAVRAAWDVVKTGGAGGSAVDAVVAGCSACEELRCDGTVGPGGSPDENGETTLDALIMNGKTMEIGAVAAMRYVKDAIMAAKLVMEHTGHTLLVGEKATSFAISMGLAGPTDLSSPESIEKWSNWRQNNCQPNFWKNVAPAGNCGPYHPINIPKDPVKSAVWEDQGITCQEWLQNDNLLEPTSSHFNSVNRHNHDTISMAVIDKMGHVAVGTSTNGATFKIPGRVGDGPIPGSSAYGDDEVGACGATGDGDIMMRFLPCYQVVESMRLGMEPRDAAVDAISRIARKYPDFVGAVFAINKKGVHAGACHGWTFQYSVRNSSMQDVEVITVTP
- the LOC125539430 gene encoding probable isoaspartyl peptidase/L-asparaginase 3 isoform X3, with product MEIGAVAAMRYVKDAIMAAKLVMEHTGHTLLVGEKATSFAISMGLAGPTDLSSPESIEKWSNWRQNNCQPNFWKNVAPAGNCGPYHPINIPKDPVKSAVWEDQGITCQEWLQNDNLLEPTSSHFNSVNRHNHDTISMAVIDKMGHVAVGTSTNGATFKIPGRVGDGPIPGSSAYGDDEVGACGATGDGDIMMRFLPCYQVVESMRLGMEPRDAAVDAISRIARKYPDFVGAVFAINKKGVHAGACHGWTFQYSVRNSSMQDVEVITVTP